A genomic stretch from Xiphophorus maculatus strain JP 163 A chromosome 14, X_maculatus-5.0-male, whole genome shotgun sequence includes:
- the LOC102218989 gene encoding cerebellin-1-like has product MAFPFFNPAPSLVPQLIFLVGLLLLGQWRPSGVSCQNDTEPIVLEGKCLVVCDSTPSAEPSGNALGMSVRSGTGRVAFSAIRNTNHEPSEMSNRTMTIYFDQILVNVGSHFDPATSIFVAPRKGVYSFSFHVVKVYNRQTIQVSLVLNGWPVISAFAGDQDVTREAATNAGLVLMERGDKAYLKLERGNLMGGWKYSTFSGFLVFPL; this is encoded by the exons ATGGCGTTTCCATTTTTTAACCCTGCACCTTCCTTGGTTCCCCAATTAATCTTTCTTGTTGGACTGCTCCTTCTTGGCCAGTGGAGGCCGTCGGGGGTCAGCTGCCAGAATGACACTGAGCCGATCGTGTTGGAAGGAAAGTGTCTGGTTGTGTGCGACTCCACCCCATCGGCGGAGCCATCGGGTAACGCTCTGGGCATGTCGGTGAGGTCAGGAACGGGTCGGGTGGCGTTTTCAGCCATACGCAACACCAACCATGAGCCATCCGAGATGAGCAACCGCACCATGACTATCTACTTTGATCAG ATTTTAGTGAAcgttggcagccattttgaccCGGCAACTAGCATCTTCGTAGCACCCAGAAAAGGAGTCTACAGCTTCAGCTTTCACGTTGTTAAAGTTTACAACCGCCAGACGATACAA GTAAGCTTGGTTCTCAACGGCTGGCCGGTGATCTCGGCCTTTGCAGGTGACCAGGATGTGACACGGGAAGCGGCCACCAATGCTGGGCTGGTGTTAATGGAGCGAGGGGACAAAGCTTACCTTAAACTGGAGAGGGGAAACCTGATGGGTGGGTGGAAGTACTCCACCTTCTCTGGCTTTCTGGTCTTCCCGCTGTAG